TCTCTATTATTTTATTCACAACAACTATTTTATTCcacaaaatattttcaacacaataattaaaatatctataatatctaaaataatttctatgttgatatttattataaatattaatgaattaaaaaattaattaaatatagtttaaaaaatttaaatatttaatcttattattttaaatacttgAACTTATTACTTAATTGAATGTAATTACTTAactattcaaaagaaaaattacaATCACACATAAAATAATCTGaagaaaaatcattaacatagaacaaatattaaaataatgcttataaaataaaaatgaaacacAAATTCCAAgctttaataaatttatttaaacgattattttaattaattcgaatattaaattttattgatttaaataattaaatttattacttgatttaatataataataaaaattactaGTAAATTTCGTAAacttgtttatatatatatttactctTAGGACAACGTTCTATCCAATGGTATACGATAAATGATTGATCTAAGCATCGAACAATTCCTATGTTCAGACGATTTATTTCAAAGTTTCCGAGTCGTCATCGATGTtgtgatttatttatgcaatcATCGTTGAAGTAGTGAGAATCGGATTTCAATTATGAAATATCAAATGCATCAACATTGCATTTGATATGAAgaaatcaaattatttttaaattctaTGATATTTCAGACCTCCTAATTTCCCCTCGAGCGTCAATGGACAAGTGTGGAGCTTGTGTTTGGGCCATGGATAATGGTCGTACAGGGTTAGTCTATTCTCCACGAGAATTATCCAACTCACCGCTAATTAGTTGGTCAATATCATTGAATCGTATAAATCCTTTAATGGCAAACACGATCATTATCCGTACGGCAAATTTTAGCTTCAATATTTGTCAAATCCAGCAATGATGTACATAATTTACCCATCATCTCCACTAGTTTGTGTTTATTCAACTCTTTTCAACACAAATAGTGTAGATTCAATAAAATACGATAAAGAAACCGTGACTATCATCAATTATGTGAACTAGAGCTAGTGGAAATAGAAGAAGTGAGGTGAAGTCAACTAACTAGTTCTGGACTAATACCCAACAAAAGCTCAAGGGAAAAGAGCCCGAAAGGATGGGTTAAATTATATAAGACAACTATTACAACTCTCCATCAATGAAATGAATGAAACCACCCCTGCCTTGTCCCCCTATATATCTTAGGTTTCTTAGGTAAATATAAGAATTCTATGttacaaaaaacaaaattttggtGATGTGGAATTAGATCTACAAATACGCTCATTTCGTGGCCAATCAATAAAAGGCTGGTTTTCCAGAACCTACATTCTCACTTTGACTCGCAATTACACTCACTCAGCGCAGCGGCTTTACCCAAATGAATATCACATCTTCCAACACCCATCGAGAGCCTCTAATCTGTTGCTCGGTATTTCCAATGCACCAGGAGAAGGTCGCGCCCACGCAAACATCTGGACTCCCATGTACTGATCTGTTCGAATGATTCAGATTATTGGCAAAGATCACCAATGCTACCATTGCACCAGAAGAGATGCAGATAGGCAATAGGCCACGTTCATTTGTTAAGTCAATGAATCAAGTTGCACTAGTTGAATAACAATCAGAAAGGAACCACGTAGGGCATAGCACAAACGTCAGCTGATTTGATAACTACAGCTTTGGACCATACATGTTGCTCCGTGACCAAAACTGATTCCGACTTCATCCTAGTTGAAGGGGGCTGCTGCTTGCTGAATAACCAGCCTTGATCATCATGTTCAGACCAGTCTCCTAACTTGGGTACCGTTAGTACCTCATTCAGATACTTGGAATCTGGATGGGGTGGTCTCCTTGTTGCTTCGGCAATTGGATCCTCCATCTTTGGCTCAGGGGGTGCCTTGTTCAAATAACTGGAATTATGAAGGGATACCTTTGAACCTTCATTAAGTTGATCACTGATCATTGTAGAGGATGTAATAGGCTTAGATGACGATGATTTTTGGGCCTCAATCATACCATTTATCAACCGCTCGCCTTTATCATGCAAAACACTGCTAGGAACCACATGCTTATTAGAAGCAGATGCACTGGGGGTTCGATATGTTTCGAGTTTTCTTCCATTTTCAGTCGACTGATGAGGAGTGGGCCTTGGCATTTTCATAGGCCTTGTTTCGTTCGCTGTAAAACAAGGAACACTAATCAGAGTGGCTAGAAATGCTTCATTTGAGTAGAACGTGGATATAAATCTGTTTGTCAAATTACAAAATAAGTGAGCTGACGTTTTAATAAGTAGAGCAAGCAGTAACCATTATAATAGTAACTGACAGAGAATTTTTTAGCCTTTTCGAGTGTAGTGGGAAAATGACGTATAGTTTGACTACGGAACAAGAGAACCCACCAAGGAAAAAACCATTTGTGGCCATATCTTTCCTTTTTTTGATATTTCCGTCAGTAATAATGCTATTCTTAACATCCTTCAAGAAATCTGTGCCTTTGTTGCTGGTAACACCAACAAGATCATTGTTCGCAagatctctgggcttttcttcCTCGGTTTTCTTACTTTCGGTTTCTACTTTCAGCttctctttaattttcttctccTCTTTTTTCTTCTTCCTGTCTTTTTCCTTCTCAACACGTTTTCCGACTTTGTCTTTGTCTTTGTGTTTGTCTCGATGCTTATTGTCACCAATTTCCTTAGATTTTTCTTTATCTTCCCGCCTGCTGTCAATGTTTCCCTCCTCTGGTCTGGGAATCCCATCAACTTTACTTTTGCCAAATGTGGCGAAGTTTTGTACGGTTGAATTTCCACCAGTCTCATTCCTAACCCCTTGAGCATCCATTTTCCTAGTATCAACTCTCTTATCTTTGTTATAGCTCATCTTTTCTTCTGCCAATGTTCCCGAAGAATTTCTGGCAGATCTTGATGCTGTCTCTTGACAACTTTTGTCCAATCCTGCAAGTCCCTCAGGCAACTGGCTGCTTGCTCTACTCGTCTCATCGGCTCGGATCCTTCTGTCCAGCTCCTGCAAAAATTTTGATTCCTTGTTTTCCAGGGAAGGCTGGCTGTTTTGAAAAGGTCTCCCGCCGTTTTGACCTGGAAAAGGTGCAGAAACTTTTCCTTCATCCGCAATACTGCTTCTATCTTTAGACTCGCCTTTCGGACGAAGACTCGCATGACCTTTTTCCCCAAGTTTTCCCGCAACTGTTGATTCCTCTGAGATGCTGCTTTTCTCTTTGTCTTTGCCTCGATCATCCTTgtccttcttcttgtctctgTGTTTTTCTTTTCTGTCCTTGTGTTTTCCTTTACGATCTTTCTTGTCTCTGTGTTTTTCATCACTTCCATCTTTCTCCCCCTTTTCTTTATCTTTACTCCTGTCCTTGTCTTTTTGGTCCTTTTTGTGCTTTTTCTCCTTGCGCTTTGCCTGAAAGCATGATAATAGTAAGGACATTTCTTCCCTAAATTTCAAAGAAATAATCGAAGTACAAACTCGGTCAAATAATGAAAGTGTATCACAGGAAGAATTCAGTCCATAACTGAACATAATTCAAACTTAAAGCCGTCACTGATTCAAACTCAGCGCCTTATAATCATGGAACTCTTTTATGATGCACAAAAGATTCAACAGCACAGACACCTAGCTGAGATGTGAAAAGGACAGCAAACACTCGGCTATGGAGGCCGCATTATAAAGAGAAGGCCACAATTGCTACATAAAAGGGACGAACTGCTTTCCTTTCTCCCTTCATCGATAAATAGCATCTAATTATAAATCTAGTATCAATAATGAGTCTCAACATCAATCCAAATACCATATATATCGcaattcaatcaatattatGATTAGAAAGATGTGACAGTCGTTATGTACACATCAGCCTGCTTAATTTTGGGAGGTGACTTCAGTAATTATACTTATGTACAGTGAATTTTGACTCTTGCATCACATGCATGAATGCAAATTTTGAGCTCCTTCATTCTGAAGATGTATAATTGAGCATATGACCATACACAGTGTTATGGACCCTAGTTATGGATCCTGTTATGAACATAACACATTGTTTCACCGTAAGCAAAAGAAAATCCATTGTAAAATGACTATCAACAATCCAGAACACTTTAGATGGTGGAAGACAACGCATTTAACATAAGCAAATGTGTTGAAAAACACTCTGCATCACAAACACTCATTTCTAATAATTTTACACATTTCTTGTTTTCCAAGCAGCATTCCTAAAATGCCATAAACTCACCATCAACAGAGAAAGAGAGGGAcaagaaaatgttttttttttttttaatttggttGAATAGTTTCAGCGTAATAATTTGTTTGTATTCACCATGATTTCTTCTCTCCACCGATAATCTTCCAAAGTTTTGAACTAATATAAAAATGGCCACCTTTTTTCTTTCCAGTCCTTCCTTTTGTATTCACCATAATTTCTTCCCTCCGCAGATTATCTTCCAAAGTTTTGAACTAAAGTAAAAACAGCCCCTTTTTTCTCATTTCAGTCCTTCCTTTTTTAGTTGGTGGCGAAAGTGGATTAAAGATTGTCAAGAAATTAACTTATAAAAACAGAATTTTCTCAAATATTCCAGCAGTTAAGAACTACAATATTTCATGCAAACAAAATAAACTCATACAATCAAAACATTGCGGCCACCGGAAACATGCAAGAAATTGAGTTCCTTAAAAGCAATTCATCGTAAATTCGTAATGCagaacaaaacaaaaaacataATCAGCCTCTGCGAACACACTTATTAACTGTCTAATGGAACCTCAATGGCATGGGTGGTTATCGCTTGAAGTAAGAACATGTCCAATGTATACCAAGCTAGACAAACATATTCAAAAAGCATTTCAATTATCTAACCCCCAAGAAAATTAGCTTTATATCAACAATGCTTTCTCACCTCCCATTATGGGAGAGTCAACATTCTCGATCGTAAACCTAAAGTATAAAAACATTTCAACATCTATAATACAAAATTATGCGAGAAAAGTTAATCAATCAATCAAAAGGTCATTAATCTATAAGATATATTGAGAAAAAAGATTGTTCCGAAAGAAAAGTTCTTAATACGCAACATATGGTGACGTTCAGACTTCAATCATCCATTCTGATTGTCAAGCATTGTGTattcaatatttttattcaacAAATGCTGTCATACAACGCAACACTAAATTCTCCATATTCtacttctttcttttctcaAGTTGAATGCGCACAAGATGATATGataacatatatatgtatgtgtatatatataaacctTTTTTCCTCATGAATCTTGGTTCATGCTTGATGTTGTTGAACAACAAAAATCCAATATCGTGGCTTTTTCCTAAGTGAATTTAAGCATGATTACACAAAAACGGTCAACCACGTTGACAGACATCTTTGAAACAGAAAGCCAACATTGTGATCAAGTTACACTCACAAAGATCAACGGATTTGAAGTACTAGTCCAATCGCAGGTCCTTTCTCTTTCACAATAATATCAGAACGACTCCATGGTGGTGTTAGGTATCAGCATGCTTTACATACGACAATATTTACAAAAAGATTCAAACCAACAAAGATATGAGCATCTAACGGAAATAATCGTGTAAGAAAGTAACTTATTTACTTTTTTATTTGTCAATGGATTGGAAAATGCAAGATCTTTATGGGATGACTCATCACCAAGCAGGAAGTAAATAGATACTGAAACAGGCATACATATGTCCATCCAAACACATGCAGTATCTGGAATTCAAGTGTAAGGACAAAAGGAACGGACGAACCTCTTTCAACAAGTCTATTTCTTCTGGTCTGTGCTTCCTTTCATATCCTGGTGGTGGAAATGGAAAACAGCGAGACATTGCACACTTCACCAGAACATACAAAATGATTACGGTCAAGTTTACTATATTGTTGGATTCATGGGCGGCGCTTCCCTTGGCCCAGTGGGCGCAGCTGCCTACATTGGTATTGGCGGAGTCAGAAATTTGATACTACCTGGctaaaaaatttcttaacaaaacaaaaaaaaaatatgtcaaTTTACTTCAAAGCGATTAGATATTCTaggttaaaatcttaatttttcTAGGATCAGTCTTTCTTTTTCTGCTTGGTCTATTTGGGTTAGGTacaaaaaatttaacttttttgGAGTCGATCTTTCTTTTCCTACTTAAGCTATCTGGGCATAAAAGTTGAGCTAGAGAGTGTTTTCAATCAAATGACCAATTAGTGATGACTAAATGAATGAAAGCCATGTTATCtatgtaaataaaaaaaatatttgtaacAGTTGTTGTACAAAGGTTTCAAACTATAAAGACTCGAAAAGACCAATTGTAAGATAATTATTTTGTAGTGATTAATGATTATTTGATTAGaatatttgtattttatttattaattatagtaTATTGTTGCCTATACTGAACCAAAATCCTAGCTCCGTCCCTGGTTGGACACATTGATATCGAGCTTCACCATTGCCCCATATAACTAAGTGCAGTTGCCTCAACTTAGAACCTATGTTATGTACTCTTGGTCCCAGACATGGAATAAATACAAAGCAGTAATCCAAAGGAGTGCAATACACAACAGTTACTGAACAAACACTATATGAACCAAATCAAGAAAAATGTTATTATAATGCAGGTCATGCATTACAAAATTGAACAAAAACAAAGTTAATCCATAGAGGTTCTTAATAAAGATACATATACCAGTGGTTGACGATCTAATTAAATGTCTACTAAGACAatgaaattaatttatcatCACTTTCTCTTGCAAGTGCATAAAAGCGACAATTATCACTCTGAGATTCCAAAAGTTTCCAATTTCATCAACTCTATCAAGTTGAACGGTCTTTCTtaggcaaaaaaaaaatttgcaaagCTAGCATATAAAGTTAGTTCTTGAGTTCCATACGATTAAAACTAGCTctcatcggttttcaaatcTGCAAAGCAGATCTATCCCAGGGCACTTCCAAGTGAATTTCCCAGCTTTTAAAATTGACAGATCATTACCCAATTGCAACAGAAAATTAGCTCATCGGCAGCATGATCATAAATTAGTGGCATTGTCTTAGTAAACTTGTAATTAGATCGCCAACCACTAGCAAATCTTTCTTTCTTAAGAACCCTACGGATTAACTTAGTCTTTGTTCAATTTTGCATTGCATGATCTGCATTATATCAGCATTTTTCTTGATTTGGTTCATAGTAGTGTTTGTTCAGTAAGTGTAGTGTATTGCAGTCCTTTGGATTACTGCTCTGTATTTATTCATATGTCTGGGACCAAGAGTACAAAGGTTCTAAGTTAAGGCGGCTGCACTGAGTTACATGGGGCAATAGTGAAGCTCAATATCAATGTTGGGTCATGTTGCATGTACAAAAATATAGCGGCCGGTCCATTCCCAtattaagtttaaattaaaGCTAACATCTTTCATCATTAGACTAACTTGGATGTGTTGGAAGGCGGGGCAAACCAAAATGCATTGAAACCACGATATtcttttattatgttttgatttagTAGAGAAAATATAAACTTGTAATGGTTAACTTAACATATAATGGGTTTTAATACTTGCCTTTGCAAGAAGTTGAGCAAATTGAGAATGAGAAAAATCAATGAGCCGAAGCTTGAGTTCTTTCGCCGGTTCTTTATCCGGTCTGCTTGTGAAAGAAAATGTGGTTATGGATAAATACATCAACTACTTAAAACAAAGAATGCAAATTGAACTTTCATGACTTTCGAGGATAGAAAAACTACTTTGTTCCAACTTCTCCAACATGCAATTCACACTGTGTTTATGTTATCCAATTGAATCACAAAAACCTGTCaccaatttataatattttatattcaatTGAAATCTTTAATTATTAACTTCACAATTCTAAAACCCATTAGCACAGATCAACAAACTATTTCTAGTTCAATCCCACCACcaaaaagaagaaattgataattaaaattgTTTACCAAAAAAATTCAGAAGTTGAAAGTAAGAACCTCAAAAGGAAAGCACTAAGTTGTGGATCCATACCAAATTTTTGCAAAGccataaaaataataagaatttcAATCTAAAATAAACCTAACAAAAACTTAAATTTTCGATATATTGTAAATGCAGACTCCCATATCTCATAACAAAACAAAAACACcaacaaaataatttatatgaTCAAATGGAATTGCTTGAATCAAATAAAGTCTTAGACTCTTAATCTTATACAAAACCTTTATTCAAACTTACACAAATCAAATTCTATTAAAGTACAAACtttattcaaactcaaaatcTAATTTTCAGTTCATTTATCCCTATACAATTAAGAAAAACAGTTTGCtaagttaaaaaaattataaccgAAAAGGATGATAGAAAATTTTCATATCTATCAAACCAAGTAGGGATGAAAAGGAAGACGTGATCCaggttaattaaaaaaataatatcctCTTCAAGGGCAAGAAAGTGTTGGATTTTCTGTTCAGATTTATGATGTCCCAACAATGGAGCCACTCTTTGGTGTAATATCTCAAAGTCTTAATCAGACTAGAGCAGAAAACAAAAAATTGCATATTTGAAAAACTTCtccattcaacaaaattcacCATTCGATTTAGAGTTACCGAATTTCGCATCGATTAGCCGAGCTGACAGTACAACTCAACACCTTGAACATTTCATGCATTACCGAGGAATGACATTACTTATGCAACAATGTGCCAAATAACAAACATACTGTACCTGGAATTTGGATAACACAAtaaaaagatgaattttatgtaaaaagctaataatttcattatgaTATAAGGTTATTGCAGAGTACGAGAGCCTGTTGTGCActgcttaaattttcaagccttTCAGACTATTTCTTTATTTTCAGAGAGTACTATATACTTCATTGTTAAACTATTTCAGCTTTTTGCAACAAATGGATTCTcttttaattatgaaaatatcTTGGAGTTGTgctaaaaataaagtataaaatacATTATTTCTGAAAAGAATTATCATTTCCAGCAATTGAAAAGCCTGgggaaaaaagaagaagaagagatcAAGAACCCTGTAATGAGCAAAGCGCTTGTCACGGCTAATCTGTCCActttttggaatttaattatattggaTAACCTAGCAAAGATGTCAATTGGTTCAGTATAGTAATTTCCCTGAAATCGAACTTAAAAAAGTTTCAAAATCACAAAAATTGGGCAGAAGAGAAGCAAGAAACCACAAGTGAGAATCCACCACAAACAATCAAGAAATCGAATAGGGTTCCAAATTACTCTACACCCAGCTATTCACAGAGAAATCCAGAACAAAATTAAAGCAGGGGCATAGAGTTTGAAAGCATAACCCGATAAAGTCTGGAGTGGTAATGCGATGAAGAATCGATGAAGATGCAGGCGATATCAGAAGAAAGGGAGAGGAGATCGGTCGAAGAAACGATAAATCGGAGAGGTGAGAAGTTTTATAACAAGGTGCAATTACTGACAAGccaaaaaaggaaaagaaaagaaaaaatatatgtacCGTGGGTTTGAGTAAGGGCTTTAATACAGTAATTTATTTAAGGATTCAAAATCTTTCAGCTTAGAAAAATGTTTTAGATTTTTATCCGATGAAGCTTCATATTTAGGCTATGTTTGATATGTGTGATgagataaataaatgattaataattagaCTATGTTTGGTAGTCATGATAAGAgaatgattattaaataataatctcTTATCTCGCGTTtggttcattttttatttagtcTGCACGCCCTTCATTATGATTGAAAGTCCGCATTATTCATGTTATTTGTGTGATTAAATATCCTTCCTCAAAAAGGTGTgataatgtataatttttgaaTAGTGATCATGataaaattgtatattgatcatAATACCATTGAATTGTCTTCTTCAATAttatatgaaaattaaaattagtgaaaatttaataattaatataatatttaaatttttattatatttttttatacattaattttatattttttttattatttttaattattaaaaaaaataaattgtaatacaaatttatcttaaattaaatttttataaatttttaatcttattaattaattttttattattattaattaattttaataaaaataaattataattataaatatttaattacctatccaattattttaataatatattcttaaaccaattaattaattattattatattcataacaattattattatattaatca
This window of the Primulina tabacum isolate GXHZ01 chromosome 4, ASM2559414v2, whole genome shotgun sequence genome carries:
- the LOC142542221 gene encoding uncharacterized protein LOC142542221, which translates into the protein MSRCFPFPPPGYERKHRPEEIDLLKEAKRKEKKHKKDQKDKDRSKDKEKGEKDGSDEKHRDKKDRKGKHKDRKEKHRDKKKDKDDRGKDKEKSSISEESTVAGKLGEKGHASLRPKGESKDRSSIADEGKVSAPFPGQNGGRPFQNSQPSLENKESKFLQELDRRIRADETSRASSQLPEGLAGLDKSCQETASRSARNSSGTLAEEKMSYNKDKRVDTRKMDAQGVRNETGGNSTVQNFATFGKSKVDGIPRPEEGNIDSRREDKEKSKEIGDNKHRDKHKDKDKVGKRVEKEKDRKKKKEEKKIKEKLKVETESKKTEEEKPRDLANNDLVGVTSNKGTDFLKDVKNSIITDGNIKKRKDMATNGFFLANETRPMKMPRPTPHQSTENGRKLETYRTPSASASNKHVVPSSVLHDKGERLINGMIEAQKSSSSKPITSSTMISDQLNEGSKVSLHNSSYLNKAPPEPKMEDPIAEATRRPPHPDSKYLNEVLTVPKLGDWSEHDDQGWLFSKQQPPSTRMKSESVLVTEQHVWSKAVVIKSADVCAMPYVVPF